The stretch of DNA ACCTGTAACAACGAGTAAATCATCTTCTAACAGATTATAGCCCTGTGTCACTTGAAAGGACAGCAGAGGactaacaacaacagcaacgcaaactgctgtttctttgACAAAAGGTGATGGAAAAAGTGGGGGCTGATTTATCTACCTCAGTCGCTCCACTCACTAAAGAAACGTAAACATGAAATGCTGTTCCATAATGACAATATCAAAGCAACATGGCTCAGCTCAACCAACAGAAATGTCATATTTGGTCCCATGTTAAATAGCCCTGTGTAGACCTCCTAGTACAAAAGATTTTACGGGGCACTGTTGTTCTTTATGTATAGTCACTAACAAGTACCCTTATAACTTATGGGTGCATAAGATACAAGACTGCATCAAGGCTCAATAATGCTggtttattaatgtgttttatttttgttgctgcaTTTCCTATTGCTCAGCCTACAAAGTAAAGGTTTTCTGGATGATCAGGGTTTGAAAGTAGGGGAGAAAGAGTTtgaaaagatagaaaaaataaaatacttcaCAGTGATAACTGATGCCAATCAGAAGCAGGGCTGCTGGAACCTAAAATCATCTTTCACACTCATAACACACAATCTCACATGCTTATgaacaagtacacacacacacacacgcacacacacaccttactGTGGTTTACCCAGCAGGCTAGATAAGAAGTTTGACCCCTGGCTCTCTCGTCTAGTACCCCCACCTCCTCCGAGGGGATCCATCTGGTTCAGTTCAGACTGATCCAGCATTTCAAAGTCCTCTCCCTCCAAGTCTGTGTCCAGCTCAGAGCTGGACTGCTTGCGGTAGCTTCGGCTGGCTCCGGCCTTGGGTGGGCCTTCTCTGCGCTTGGTAGCAGGAGGCCGAGGTTGCATTGCCGCGGCAAACGCTGTTTGGATCATGTTGCTGGCGATGACTCCGGCCAAGTCTCCGGCGAAATCAGAGGCAGGTGGCAGGCCGCTGAGAGAAAGTTCTGTATCCAGATCGTCCTGGTCAGAGTCCAGATGAGACTCCACATCCAGCACTGAAACCCGATGACTAGCTAGCCCAGATAGACACAGACTAGGTAGCCCGATGCTTGTGTCGTCGTCATCATCCATCAGAGTGGCATCTGGATTTATGGAGGGGAAGTCTGGGAGATCTTGAGCAAAGGATTCCTCAGCATCACTGTGTCTGTCAAGGTCTGACCAAAATACAGACAGGAACAAGGTCATGGACAAGAGCAAAcaagaaaatactaaaaaagaaaatctgcaaCACCTGCATACTTACCCTCAGAGCCCTCTGTGAGTGGGGTCTGCCCACGCGATAGGTTAAATGTTCCATTGTCAGTGTAGGACACCTCAGCATCGGAGTGCTCGGAGTCTGTCAGTGCAAGTTCCTTCGCAACAACAGCATCATCGAACTATGAGATACAACACatttaaaaggttaaatatttttatggtgtgtgctactttttttttttttaaatgtcagtcaaaATCTAGGCAGAAACTTTAACTCCTTTGTCCTGCCATAAACTATTGTGCAAACTTTCTGTGTTTCCCCctttgttattttctctctgtattttgctCTTATATCTTCTGCAGGCTTAAGgtaaaaatacacaagacaGACACAGCACCTCATGTGAAGTTTCTCCTTAGATGTgctactgtaaataaaactgtgatGAAATACAAATCCATAGGTATTCAGGGAGTGTTCACGAACATCGATGTCGAACGAATTAGTTACAGcttcattaaaacactgaaagactTTGAACAGACTTACTGTTGGACAGAAAGCAGCCAACTCCTCTTCACTGTCACTGGCTTCACCTGAGGCTGCACCATGGATAGGCCTCCGCAGGACTGCAGAGCAGAACGACAAGCATACAGACAACAAAAGATTACTACTCAGTGGAGAAAGTCACACTAACTTCGAGGACGGAAAGTTGCCAGTAATTCATATTAACTGTACAGAGGGTTCATAATAACACTATACAGGACAACTGGTTTTGGAAGAGTGATTACAATACAGATGGAAAGACAGTCAATGATCTGGCCATTTGTCATTGAAGCCAAAACTGGTGATTGCCGGGTAAAAATGGGAACATCAGTTGCATTTAATGTGGTGACAACAAGCACCATCTAAATGCATTATCTGAACAAATGTTGACCCTAGGACAGTATCATTGTCAGTCGTCATTTACTTCGTGTGATGGTAATCTTAGcgatacatttattttcttaaggtTCAATTGTGGCTTTTTAAGTTAGATTAGCATGCATAAGTTTAATTCATTACAAGTTCAACTAACTTGCATTGTTATAAAATTTGATGTACTACTTACACTGATTATCAATAGGCTTTGACATCATGTATCCACGAACGCTGAAGTCCAGCCGCTGCAGGACCGGCTCCAGCTTCACGTACACGTGCGGAAAAACCCTGTGATAGGCTGCCAGGGGGGCCAGGAGGGTAGCTAACACTAGAGGACAAAGGCAAAAAGATATAGTCATTGTGGAGAAAGAGGTCCTTCTGTTGAGTTGTTTAGTGTatgtgataagaaaaaaaactgtgctcatttctgttttgtagaTACATTCGGTATCTAGTGGTACTCAACTCACTGTTGATAGACACTCACAAGGCTGTGTCAGTTTCAGTAGAgatacagacaaaatgaaacagaggGAGCAGCAGGGATTTAACATGTAGAGTACAAGCTGCTGTGGATTGTTTCAGACGTCAGAGCAAAGGGCCTTGGCAGTTCTTGCCTTCCCAGCTCTGCAGCCTACAATGGTTAGAGGTTAGGAGATTAGCCCAGTCTCGGCATGACCTCCTTAGCTTTCTGCCTGGctcccttccctccttcactcctgCCCCATGTGTCTTATCCTGGCTTTAATCACCTCACAGACGAGGCCATGGTACTGGGGCACCACAGATCTTGTTTCTTCACccatgcatttttaattgaacCAGTCAGGCTGAGTTTCTCTACCACTCTGGTCTTGTGAAGGGGCCTGGATCTGTAGTTAGGGCTGGGTAAATTGCTGGCACTCACCAGCAGAGTAGGAGAGCACCAATCCTGGAATGTAGCGCCCAACCACAGCCAAACAGGTAAACAGTCCACAGGTCAGGATGCAAAACTGAcagagcaacaaaacacacagggaaTGAAGTCAGCACCCATAATACATGTTGACGATTGTGCCTTTATCCATTGCTTACTGGTGAATTGGATGGATTACTAATTTGCAGAATCATGTAATGACAATTAGGACCACAGGCAATCAGAAGAGGGAAAGGGacatcaaaaacataatttaaaaggTGATTTTCCACACCAAAAAGAGATGCTGTGATATATATAAGGATTGAGGTTTTTGTATGACGTGTGGTCTTCACCTTTCCAGGGTTGTGTCGTTTGTACTGTACCACAGTGGATGTGAGAACTGCTCCACTGACCCAGGCCTCAGCGATATGGTGGGACAGTTCAGGTACACTGAGAATGCCAGGTTGCACCAGACCCCAGCTAGACAAATGGACAATATTATGAACACTTTAAACCGCTATCTTATTATATCATTAATGCTGTCAGGACACTGCTTGGTGGTTACAGTCAACACAAAACTGTGGTTAAAGTAACAAACCTCTCATTTTCTGATTCATCCGGGTTTCTTActgtggacagagagaaagaaagagagagagaacatccATCACTTTAATGAAATTACATACCACAATGTACatcaataatatatattaatatattatgcGTGTACCGTAAAGAAAAGGTAGCCCTAACATGTTATGCATGTTAGCTTGTGTTCTCTCTTTCAGCTACAGTCTCCTCAGGACTTTGTACAATCCAGTACATAATACAAATTCAAATACAAGTATGGGAGATTAACTGCGCTGTGTGTAATACAAATCACTTGCAATGTCCATGGTGCAGGGCTGCTGACTGATGGCATATCTATTCTAAtaataaaagtacataaattGAGTAAACTGAGGAAGGATCTATGGTACAATTAACACCAGGAACCTCAGGGGgtaaaataaagctaaaataCAGAACATGTCAGACTCTGAGAAATATAAAGACTTCCATTGAGGGAACTTGTAGCACCTCTAATTTCTGGCCAGATCTTGTTTCTCCAGGTATCAACACAGACAACCACAGCCAGACCGGATGCCAGCAGGAACAGCAGGCGCAGTGAGGTCAGGGCAAAGAACCTGGAGGGGAATAAAACACATGAACAGACAGTACATCCCATGCCTGTTGCCCCAGGAGTAAACAATGGATAAGTTATATAATTGAGAAACTTAGTGCATTCATGGATCTTCATGAATCCACGAAACCCTTAAGTGATAATCTACTGCTTCCTTTAGTCAGAACTAATAAAGAGGAACTTGTTCCACTTTCTGATGTGTGCTACACCCAATAATTctcattataaattaaaatcAGGAAAATGGTAACGAAATAGGATaagaatattacatttttttctttaaaactgatGGCActgttgtaaaataaataaaatgtttgagtaTGAGTCCCCTTCACTAACAACGGAAAGGGTGCAGGCTGTACATCCAAATTTTTTTATCAGGTGGTTTCCATCTTTAAAGGAGTGTTGTCCATTTTGACACaacttgttttcactgcctGGGTCCTCAACAAAAGTCCCCAAGTGTCGCTCCAGTTTCAGATCACAAGACTTCAAAATGTGTTGACCACAACAATGTTACTGGATTCTGCCAATCAGCAGTTAGAGATTAACCTAACAAAGAATTTGTTGGCAGAATGAGGTGTAGCACACTAGTATTTGGGGTAGCAGTGCAATTAGTAGCTACActtagttaaaaaaacaaaacaaaaaacatacaatgcAATCGTCTATGTGGAACTAGCCATATACATGCAAGGGAGGACACAACAATATGTACATTTGTACATATTGCCTGAGCGCCACAAGCAGCTGCCAGCCTGGCTTTCCCTCTTCTGTGTCCCAGGTCAATGAATcttttcatacaaaaatatCTAAGTCACCTAATTTAGCCAAAACTTGCCCCAGTCCTACTCTTTCTCCTGTTGAATTCTTCTGTACTTTCTTCTTAATGTTAagaagaatgtttttttaattactttcttAAGTTTAGAGCTGACTAATAGTGCAGCTGGGTGAATATAAttaccagtggtggaatgtaactaagtacatttactcaaatattgtgcttaagtacattttttgaggtacctgtactttacttaaggattttattttcatgtgactTTATACTTGTCTCCATTTCaggtaaatattgtactttttacttcattacattaattttacatccaaaattactagttacttttcagattaagattttattggTAAACATATGATCAGATTATAAAATACCATGcactgttatagattaaactacaaACAGTATTAAAGTTTATTAAAAGGTAGTGGAACTTAATATTAAAAGTAAGTATCAGTAACAATATTCTGATAATATAATACATACTCACAATGGAGCAATTTTGCATAATGACTACTTTCGatactttaagtgcattttgctgctaatacttctgtatttttacttaagtattttataaatatgGGACTTGTAATATTGCTCCTTTTTTCAACACTGATAATTACAAATGATAAAGCAGGGAGATATATAAATAGACTGCTATTCACTGACATGTGCTTTATGCGTGCTGAACCAAAAGCCACAACCTTAATATAGACAAAGATTGATTTTTACTTCTGTAGTGACAAAACATGGACCTGTAAATTGAAGATTCAACTTTcagcccccacacacacacacagaaggatCAACAATGAAATAGGTACAGCGTATTATACAGGCACCACACTGTTTTCAACAATAAGAAAACCAGTTCAGTTAGGAGCAACATTGGAGTTAGAACAGAAGTGCCTCTATAAATAGAGCCACTAGCCAGCCATCTGTCTTGTCTTGAATTGATAGGTGAAACACTGCATTGTGTAAAAGCACCAGCTGCTCTCCGTCACGTTGGCTTTCGCCTAACGATCAAAGAGTCTCTGTATTGTCTGATTGTAGGTTGCTATAACACACTCGGGCAGCAGAACAAGTCTGCCATCAAAATGCACAAACCTTATCTAACATTTGCTGAAACTCACCAGAACACAACGTTGACCAAGATGTAGAAGAGCACACACTGAAAGGGTCTCTCCCACACCAGGACGGACTGTAGGTAGGTCAGGACGGGCTCGTAGGGCCCCAATCGGGACTGAAGAGCGGCTTTGACAGCCCGTACCTGACCGTCTCTCTCGGTGGAGCACGGTCGACTTCGCAGGCAGATACTAGACCCCTGCTTGGCAGAGCAGTCCTCCTCGGAGGAGTCTTCCATTGCCCCAGTGTGCGCCATCTTAGCGTATACCGTGGATAAAGTAAGCCTGTAAAATAAAGACTTAAGTGGAATCAGGTAAAGAGCGTGAAAAGGGGCAGCACAGCGTCACAGAGCTGCTCAAAACACCGGCCAACAGATCTGCGCTAACGGATTTAAGCTAACGGCTAGCCACGCCAGCTGAATCATCGTGTTAGCCGCTAACAATAAATACCTGACTGCGTTACAAGCAAGTATGGCATTAGAGTCACGGGGGGGATACTTTTTAAATGAGATGCCACCtactattttgtcatttttgcagaAATGCAGTGCTCTCCTCTGAAAGGCTCGGGACAATATGGCGTAACCTGTTTTTCCGAGACATCAGCAGCCCAATCAGAAACCGCACGCGCGCCCGTGTCAGACGGCGTTCATGCACAATAGgaatatttgagttttgtttttgttttttgttttgtttttttgacctTCGCTGACAAACAAATCAGATGGTCATCGTGATTGTGCTTATCTACAACGCCTTGGTTTAAATagccatttaaatattttcttgttttgtatgaCACTGTCAACTACAAACATAAAGTCAAACAAGTAGTTGTGACCAAAAATGCAACAGAGCCCTGATTACAAACGCACTTTCAATGAAATAgttgtttatttgaaataattataCTGTTCCCTCTACATCTGATTAGCTGTAGCTTTCCCTCCTCACACTTGGTAGAATTGATGgtttgttaaaaagaaaagaaataactgaaaaaaaaaaaattatgtccAGCTTTAGTTACTAACTATGACCACTGGAGGGCAGGAAAACTCAAGGTTATAAATACACTAGCATAAATGAAGACCTACTACTGGTTATGATCAGAATTACACGCTAAGAACCAAAGAAAATTTAATatgtacaaagaaaaatgttactAATTGCCCGTGGAAACAGAGCAGCACACGAAACTGTACCGAGCTTCTCCAAGTAAAAACAAGACGCAATAGtaacacttaaaaaatattaaaaataaaacttgtacAATAGACAGGCGTACTCACAAATTGTGATCACCGGAGGGAAGCGTATGAACACGGTCATTGCAACCATCAACTCTACCAAGTGTTGAAGCAGACACAGTGGCGTACTAAATATCCCGGTggaaacttgtaaaaaaaaaaaaaataccataccGGCACAAACCCTATGTAATCCGGTTTCAAATAaagtctaataataataataataatgatgatgatgatgatgataatgataactTCAAGGTCAAGGCAGAAAGAATAGCATACGGTATATacagtcaaaataaaactttaaaattaagCGACAAACCTTAGCCGCATAGGTTTTGGTCTGACTTTTGGCGTGTTGAAGCGAGGCAACGAAATATCTTtaatcttgtttgtgtgtgtgtgtgtgtgtgtgtgtgtgtgtgtgtgtgtgtgtctgtgtcgaTTAGGCTGCATTACACACTCCGACACGGTAGGCGGCAGTGCGCAGATTCAATAGCGATTTGCGACATTTGCTCGGAGCGTCACATCAGCACCAAGCGGGAAGGAGcgagttgctgctgctgctgccgccgctggagtggtctgtttttcttgtattaTTTAGCTAGCAAGCAGCCAGCAGGCTAGCTAAAACAAGGAACAGCCGAGGACTCAACATGCCGCGGGAAATCATAACGCTTCAGCTGGGACAATGTGGAAATCAGAGTACGTGAGAGACGTAGTTAATGCTTCTAGCCAGTGTCCAACATTGAACTGAGTCAGCTAACTGAGATGATCTGTCAGACATACTGCTGTGTAACCAAGTTAGTCAAGTGCTAATATCAAGACTAGCTAAACTCAAAATGTAACTTAAACAACGACAACATCATTACAACCTAGCTGAAATGTGGCTAATGGGGTTTCTGCACAGCAAACGTCATGTAAATGCATGTTAGCTACCGGTGCAAGTTATGCTAATTGATGTGTTTACTATTTGTTTAATAAACCAGTAAGGTCACCAAAGGCTACTTAACGTGACCTAACGTTAACATTTTGCCAACTTGTTCCTTTCGTGGTTTTTCAGTCGGTTTTGAGTTTTGGAAGCAGCTGTGTGCAGAGCATGGCATCAGTCCAGAGGGGATTGTTGAGGAGTTTGCAACTGAAGGGACCGACAGGAAGGATGTGTTTTTCTACCAGGTAACTGAGGAAATAATTTAAACCTTTACCCCATTATATTTAATGTCATGAGATGGATAAATCGTATCTTTTCTGCACGTACtgtatacactcactgagcgCTTTATTAGGATCATCATGCTTATCTTGGGTAGGACCTACCTTTGCTTCCCAAATGGCCTCAAAtcttcgtggcatggattccacaaggtGTTGGAAACAGTCCTTTGAGATTGTGTTCCATGTTGACGTGATTGTAtcgcatcatttctgcagatttgtcagctgcacattcatgctgtcaATCccctgttctaccacatcccaaaggtgttctgttggattcagatctggtgactggggaggccactgtAGTACACTTAAgtcattttcatgaaatcagtttgagatgacttatgctttgtgacatggtacATTATCATACgggaagtagccattagaagatgcaTCACTTGTGGCCttaaagggatgcacatggtcagcaacaatactcagataggctgtggcattcaaatgatgattgactggtattaagggGACTGAAGTGTGGCAAGAAAACATCCCCCACAACATTACACCAACCACCAGCCTCGAATGTCGATTGTTAATGTCTGATGTGAGCAATAACTGATGAATTTATGCATTGCAcagctgccacatgattggctgattggataattgcacaAATAAGCAGGTGTGCAGGTGCTCCTAATAAAGTTCTTAGTGAGTGTATATACACTTTATTGATGCTTGTTTGCAGCTGAGATGCAACAACACTGTTTGCCACTAGATGGCGTGCTAGTTGTGTAAACTGAATTAACCCTGACCCTGCAAGAACACAACATCCTACAGACAGTGCAGTTTCATCAGCTAACCCCTCCTCGTTCATAAAACTCCACAGGCCGACGATGAACACTACATCCCCCGTGCAGTCCTCCTGGACCTGGAGCCGAGGGTGATTCACACCATCCTCAACTCCCCTTATGCAAATCTGTACAACCCAGAGAACATCTACCTCTCTGAGCATGGCGGAGGTGCTGGCAACAACTGGGCCAGTGGATATTCACAGGTGATCAGTGGATATGACATGTTCCTTTCTTTAACTACTGTCATTATTATACAaacaaagacttaaaaaaattatgcatATATAATGTTTTCCCTTTAGGGCAAAAAAATCCAAGAGGACATCTTTGACATCATTGACCGGGAGGCAGATGGCAGTGACAGTTTGGAGGCAAGTTTATCATTTATCACATACCGACTCTCCTTGGGGATTGGGCTGATCTGGGCTTTTGCAGTGTGGaattttgaaaactgatttgGAAATAAAGTAATGTGGCTGTGTGTAGAAATATTACATAGTATAGTCACCTTATCCCATCTTATCCCATTGAGCAGCAACTTGCTACTGAAGCCTTGACCTCAAACCTGCAAGAAAGTATCAAAGTATTTGTTGTTTATAGTTAACGTGATAAATCGTGGCCACGGATGTGTAATGCCTGTTCAATAATCCGTCCGTGGTCTGAGTTGCATTAGGGAATACTTGATATACTTGCACTCAAACGTGACTTTTCTTAGTCTTACATGCAAACGTTTGTGCCTTTTGTGGTAAAATCCATAAATCCATATAGAAATGAATGACTTGATTAAAAACGACATGTTAAAATGGTGCCAGTGCCTGTTAtcttaaaaacagcaaagccCCAGCCATgccacattattatttttagggttttttctttttcttttcttttttttttttttgtggacttTCTTCAGCTGCCAGCCCTCCCATAAAATAACACTCGCATTTCCCCTCTAAGGTCTGCAATTTCTGTAACTCATTCACATTATGACCCCACATTATTATTTAGTGTGTGCACTCATGTGTGTATTGGATAGGAAGGTGGGCCTGGCTGccgtgtgcatgtgtatgttggCAGGGTGTGGCGTGTAGAATGTCTGGTGATAATAGCCGGGCGAGTGTAGAAGGCAGGTATTACAGGGCTGTCTTGGGGGGGGTGAGGGAGCCTATTTGTGAGGTGGGGCTGCACTCCCATTTATATAACTGCCTAGGAAGAGAGGCATTTGCTCACCCACACACATCAGCTTTCTGCATCAGCAGAGTTTAAAGTAAGCTTTACACACACGTGGCACATGCTGTAGCTGTATATCTGAACTGCAAGTGATGAGTAACCCTTTGCCTTTTGTAGGGATTTGTCCTGTGTCATTCCATTGCTGGGGGGACGGGCTCGGGTCTAGGATCCTATCTGCTGGAGAAACTCAATGACAGGTCCACAGATACACATGCAGCTTGTTCACctactttttttcatgtgatctggtgtgtgtgtggataaaaTATCATTTCTGATCTCCAGGTACCCAAAGAAGCTGGTGCAGACTTACTCTGTTTTCCCAAACCAGGATGAGATGAGTGATGTGGTAGTTCAGCCGTACAACTCGCTGCTGACGCTGAAGAGACTCACCCAGAACGCAGACTGCGTGGTGAGCAGCAGCACTTATGAATGGATGTTGATTAATCCCATTGCTCCCGTTGCTTTGCAACGCACCCTTGGCACTAAATACCCTCACAAGATACCATAAAAATGACTGCGTTTTGAGTGCAGTTTTTAAACAACCCTTGGTTAGCTTGTAATAGCACCATTTGAACAAATCAAAGCCAAAATACAACAGAAGTAGCCAAACCGTTCCACTATAAATGAGCTGAAACAggaagtaaaaataattttattaaaaaggtcAGTCAAATTGCCAATAAAATCATGATGTTATGTCAGCCTGTTAAATAAATTTTGCGTCGTGTTCTGACGTAAATGGTAGGGGTCAAAACCCAGCAAACCTTTGCTAGTACACATGTCAAACTCTGTTAAGACCTcaaacacatgacaaaaaacTCTATTTTATTAACAGAGACCCATTCTGCACTGGACTAGTTTTGGCTAGGCTTGTTTAATGAGGAATTTAAGCATTCAAAGGAATATTCCACCCAAATAAAATCATAATCACAAATATGACAACAGAGATTTTTGCCTCACCACCTAAGTGTATGATTAGCTAATTTTAATACCCTCTTGTcacttgtcttttaaaaatatgtaactGATATCACGATACACTTAAAGCTTACAGTTCATAGTGTCTTTCACCATGCATTTAAACATGCTCTGATAAACTTGAAATTTTTGTCTTCAACACTTTAGTCAATTTCAAAATCTGCT from Xiphias gladius isolate SHS-SW01 ecotype Sanya breed wild chromosome 3, ASM1685928v1, whole genome shotgun sequence encodes:
- the retreg3 gene encoding reticulophagy regulator 3, which produces MAHTGAMEDSSEEDCSAKQGSSICLRSRPCSTERDGQVRAVKAALQSRLGPYEPVLTYLQSVLVWERPFQCVLFYILVNVVFWFFALTSLRLLFLLASGLAVVVCVDTWRNKIWPEIRVRNPDESENESWGLVQPGILSVPELSHHIAEAWVSGAVLTSTVVQYKRHNPGKFCILTCGLFTCLAVVGRYIPGLVLSYSAVLATLLAPLAAYHRVFPHVYVKLEPVLQRLDFSVRGYMMSKPIDNQFLRRPIHGAASGEASDSEEELAAFCPTFDDAVVAKELALTDSEHSDAEVSYTDNGTFNLSRGQTPLTEGSEDLDRHSDAEESFAQDLPDFPSINPDATLMDDDDDTSIGLPSLCLSGLASHRVSVLDVESHLDSDQDDLDTELSLSGLPPASDFAGDLAGVIASNMIQTAFAAAMQPRPPATKRREGPPKAGASRSYRKQSSSELDTDLEGEDFEMLDQSELNQMDPLGGGGGTRRESQGSNFLSSLLGKPQ